The following is a genomic window from Calypte anna isolate BGI_N300 chromosome 7, bCalAnn1_v1.p, whole genome shotgun sequence.
CAGTATTTGCAAATGTGACACTAACAATTAATAGCCAAACATAAACTTCAAGAAATGCTACGGGTTTCAAAGAGCAATGTTAATTCAACCACTGTGGTCAAAATCAGTATAGTAATTTTTTATGTCTATAATTCCTGTATTTACAACTAGATTTCTTTTAACTTGCGTTTTTGctatttcaaatataaaatttgTAATTTTCATACTACCTTAGCATAGGTGCTTCCAGTCAATAAACAGTGTAACCAACTATTCAGAACGTgataaagaggagaaaaggttAGAGTAGCTTTAATTCTCTTTGGTTTCCTGCTCATAAACTCACCTGTGCTTTTACTGCCTTTAAGAACCTCCTCTGCTTTAACAGGTGTGATGTGTCACTAATTAGGCCAATGCCTTAAATTAGGGAGCAGCAAGGAAGGGTCTGGGCTAGACTCATTGCAGGCTTTcgagatggagctgctgttgaaaGAACTTGGTTTGGCTTCCAAGCTCTTGAGTGATTTTAAGGATATGTATGAATATGAAAACCGtttaaaaaccttcaaaaaTTGGCCCTTTAAAGAGAACTGCAAGTGCACTCCGGAGAACGTAAGTCTGAAAATGGTTATTTGATCATTCCTTATTTTTTATGTACAGTGCCTGAACGTGAAGTCCTGGTTTATGTGTATTTGTGATCATCTTCTCAGCCTGAAGAATATGAAAAGCTCCAACTTCCCTTTGTTCCCTCATCAGAAATACTGGAGTAGGATGACTGGCTTCTGCATGTTCAGTTCACTATACTAGCTACAGAAATGAGTAGTTACCTTTCTTGagtttttttgctggtttttttttttttcattcgTGTCacataaaaattttttttaattctttctttatgTAGTCTTCCTGACTGCAAATTTTCATTCATGCAAAAGAATCCTTCATTAAAATAGTCAAGTACCTATCCAGCAGGACGGATGAAGCAGGATGATCACTCCTTAAAATCTacttttttagaaaaagtaGTGGCTGTGATCCTACAGGCTTTGAgttcagcatttaaaataaaaaaatctacctGACTTCTGTTTTGGTACCCACATGAACCTTCCAGGTTGGATCTCAGATGGAGGAATTATCTGAGAAGGTGTTAAGTTTGACGACTGAAACTGACTTACTTAAATACTTGTGTTCTGACTAGATGTTATTTTGAAGtgacagcaaaacacagaagtAAAAGATGTAGCATTTTATTCACATAGTTTATATTTAAAGCCTATTGCCATAGGGTTTTTTACGCTAtgttttttctaagaaaatattttttaaagtccaGGCTGTGGCAGGACATGGTATCTACCAGCCACCAGAAACAGAGAGACTCCAGTAGCCTGCAGATAGCCCACTATGCTGAAATCTGTCACTACTGGTAGTCTATTCCTTGTTCCTTTACTAGTTGCTGATTTTACCTGCTTGCAACTCTCACagttaaactttatttttcagcctGGTCTGTGCTGACCTAGGCAGGAGGGTAGAGGCACTATATGCAAGCTCTCAGAAGCAGTTTGCTGATGTGAAGATGAATGGtgtgttggatggggctctaaACTTCTGAACTGTCCCCTGCAGATGGCAAAGGCAGGCTTTGTCCACTGCTCCAACACAGATGAACCAGATGTGGCAAAGTGTTTCTTTTGCCTGATAGAACTGGAGGGCTGGGAACCAAATGATGACCCATGGTAAGCACAAATCTAATGTTCTTGAATTATTCCTCCAAACTTCTGTGACAGCATCCCCTAGCTCAGCTCATAAAATTACCAATTTCTCTGTAGCAGTTCACAAAACTGAAACCTATTGGAAGCTTTTCTGACCAGCAACATTGAAAAAGTTCATCAGAATTCTTCATTTTGCCTCCAGAGAGAAGACTTCTGATTAAAagtagaaaattttttttttttcaacattgcATACTCAGCCTAAATTTTTCCTGGTATCTTCCTGGCTCACAACTAGCCTTTATCCGAGATCCACCAAAACCCATTTCAGACCCATCTGTTCAGGTTTCTTCATCTCTTACAATAGTTTCAAATGGAATCTGTTCTTATTCTGGGTTTATGTTGCAGGGAGGAACACACCAAACGTCACAGCTGTGGCTTTTTAACCCTTACTAAGAAATTTGATGACCTGACAATGGAGGAGTACTACATGCTGGAGATGACACGGCTGAGAACCTTCCTTGTAAGTGTTGACTGAATAATCTTACTATAAGATCCAAAGCTAGAATGCAAACAAGAACTTTCACCTCCAAGATTTTCAACCATCAGCAAGGAGGGGTTGTGTAAGGATAGTGTGACTTATTCTGATGTCATGATTTAGAAGAAACCTGCACCTAAACACTTCTTAGTCATGATCGACTGCCtaacttttaaaggaaaacctGTTTTCTCTAGGCATGTTTTTCCAACAACTcattacagcagaaaaaatgcCATGGGTTCAataatcaatcaatcaatccaGGAAGCTCTACAATGAgcagcttgatttttttcccaggagggacaaaaaacaaatgcaaaaaggtAAAATTTGACCAGATCATTGCTTCACATCTCCAGTTTTTGCATGTAAATTTACAGATTTACATGTAAATCAGTCTAATTATGCTTTCAAGCTTCCAAGCCCATTTAAAATGTGCAATTATTCATTTTTACTCATATGAAATACCTGCCAAATTGCTCTGTGCCACGTAGGCAGCAGTATTGCTGACCACAGCCAAAAGCAGCCTTGTTAGCTAGAACTGCTGGCATACCAGTGGGTTTTTAAGGATCTAAGTTTTGAATGTAGTTGAACAAGACAGTTAAATTGCTGAAATGAAAGTCTCAATTTTTTGCTTTAAGTGGAAAACTGGCAGAAGCATAATAAGCTCCTTTGAAGAAGAAGTCACTGCAACTAGGCAGCGTCTGGTGGATAACTTTGTCTCCAAGCACCAGTACACACCACAGCCACCAGTGCCTCCCCGTACTGATCCAGCTGCCCAACTCTGAAAGCTGCCAGtcaaaaaaattccagaagCGAAGTATAAACTGACTCCAAAAGTTTTCTTCCTTATGATACAAACACTTAAACTTTTATCTGAGTACAAATATAAAGCTGAACAAGTTGTTGTGTGCAAGTATAGAGAATTCCTTTCAAAGCctctcaggagcagaggctctAATTGTTTATACCAGCTCCTGTCTTTCACAATGTACCTTGTCAGTATGTCTAGGTGTGGACTGATAGTAGTCCTGCTAACCTGTGAATATATGGCAAATGTCTTAGCAAATACTTATTCTGTATTTTAGTACATGGACTTTTTTGGAATAAAGATTGTAACTGTAAGCACTTTTCTTGAAATAGAACAAAATggatctgtctgtctgtctggagTAACTTCTATGCTTTCAGCACCTATACCTACATTCCTGCTCACCTTCAAACTACCTTCCTAGATCAGACAAAAgtcataaaaagaaatacttcccAAGACCCATTAactggcttttttaaaaaattcagtgcaTTCACGTTCAATGAACTAGTATTAAAGCTAGAAAggcaatgaaaatgtttttatgaaaCAAGTAAAATGCATTGCAACTCTTCCCTATCAGGACAGTGATAGATAATGTCATTCCTTTTGATCAGGCACTCGAGGTTCAGTAACAGAATGTTCCTGACTTCAGTGTTACTGTTTATTAGATGCTTTATCAGTTAACTGAGCCCTGATTCTATATATCTCATTTTACTGAATGCCACTTTAAAATGAAGtactttctatttatttttacttctgaaagCCAGCACCCTTCATTTCTATTAGGCATGGCTTTAAAAAGCTATAATCTCAAAGTGTGTAATGAAGTAGTGCCCTCCCTCAATCTCTTTTTTCAAAGGCCCTCATTCCTCTGTTCATGTTCCAAGTGATTTTACTACGGAAGAACTAAAGCCCTCAacttgctgtcttttttttaagtgcccAAGGAATGCTTTATCTCTGCTGCTCACAGGTATCCTGCAATCTGGACAACCGAAGGAGCTACAGCTGCTCAGTTTCTTTCATGTCTCTCATTGTACATTTATGAGCATTTCCAACTACAAATccatccttttcctctctccattcTTAAACCCAATTGTTACATAGAAAGGATTTCTCAGTCCTTGATGTTTACAATGAATATAACACAAATAATTAATCTCTTAGAAATACGTATGAGAAGTTCTGGGTCATTTGACTGGATATTGGTGATAAATTTTCATCATATAATTTAACAGTAAGAAAAGTGGTTCAATGGCCTCAGGTGAAGGGACAGAATTATCTGAACAATAGAAGTGGTTTTGGCAGGAAAGAAAGGTAACTTTTGAATATATTTGTATGTGTACGATGAGCACTTTAAATTTCAGGTGTTGGAAGAGGGGGAAGTATGATAAAAAAGGAGTTAATAGTGAGATTAAACATAAAGTACACACCTAAATGTGGAGTAAAATCAATCTGAAGAGCTTAGATTTTAAGGAAACTGTGATGAAGTTCAAAAACGACCAAGTCAGTCATATGTCAGGTGACTTAAAATTGGGAATAGAGCAGATCTCCTGCACTCCATTCTAGTTTCTCTACATGCCAAtaactgtttggttttttttaatccaggaATGCAGCATGCTACAAAACAGCTTGAAGGCCTATCTTCAAAGTACCATAAATTAAATGTATGGACTGAAAAGGGACAATGGTTGCCTTAAGTTTAGCAAGCTTCACTATCACCCTACCTGCTCCAGGTTTTGTTGCCTATTTTCCATCCAAATTTGGTTCGAATCATGACTTGCTATTCAGAAGCCACCTGACAAACTGGCAATAATCTACTACTACGCACCATTTGCTTAAATATTGACAGTCATATACATAAGAACATACCATGTAAAATGACAgcactttcttttccctgaataaatattttcaatgtgTTAATTAGCTTATGAATGCAAGCAATCAGGAATGAAAACATACCAAGCTGTGGTACCAATTTCCATCCATCCTTCAGTTGTGTAAAATCCTTGCAGTTTGTGAAGCACAGCAAATCTTCCAGTTGACAGATTTCAACCCATGGTTTTGGAGGAATCCAGGTGAAGGGACTGTCCAAATGTATGCCTGCAATCAACAGCAATTTCTCCTCATTAATCTGTAATGAACAACACTGCTTTCAGGACTAAATAAATAACAGTTAATGGTTTTAGTACTTTTTCTAGGACATCGATGCATTTTTCTGAATGGTTGCATTAGTTGAAAAAACTTCTATTCAACTACTAAAAGcttatttccaaataatttaGTATCTGGTTTTCTGTTCAATATTAATTTAAGGAATcaaaaaaagagggagggacACCTTAAGTATAAAACAATAATCAAACTGAATTAAAAGAATAGTTGGGTTGATAATTACTGCCTGACACACCGTACAGCAAAGAGCCCAAGTCACAAGAATTCATTCTCCCACCAGTTGTAtagaaaaagtttctttttcacaaTAAAAGTTCAAGAAAAAGTCTGTTTCTTGAAGCCTCACAAAGTCACTACATGAAATGAAATATGACATCAAAGCAAGTGAACCATTTTTGTCTAACTGATACTTGGTAATTTCACACCCCACTTGAAGTAGATATTACTAAACAGAAATAGTTGAGTATGTTGCACTTGTATTATATTGAACCATTCTGTTTCTATGAATAAATTGCTTTCCAGAAAGTATCTGGCACATGTACATACACAAAGCTATTGCAAAATGCAATGCCTGAGATAATACACTTTGGAGAAATGACAGTAACATTTCTGGAGCAACATCACCAATTACAAATGGTGAATTATCACCTTGCTTGTAAAACTTCTGGTTGCTCTGAATTATCCATAGACATGATGAAAAGGTTAATAAACCACACGAGTGAATACTGGTATGTTGGCTCAAAGTTGGCTaaatcagcaggaaaaaaaccaagacagaTGAGTGGACAGCAACAGGCCCATAGGAGAAGCAtctgtcttctttctcttcaaCTACAGCTTGCTTTTCAGAAACCTCCTTAGCCAGAAATTTGGAAGAAGACAAATACCTTAATAGCAGTTTCATCctccaaaatatttccttctgagGCTAGCAGAACTTTTGAAGTCTTGTCTCCTATGTCTTTTAGCTCCCTAAAGTAAAAGATTTTTCACATATGAAAATTACAGCTCCATCAGACAATGTGGGGATTATATTCATGATATGAAACTTTCAtaacaaaatctctttttttcatattaaacaTGCCCTTaactttttgaaaaatgtatcCACTTCCAGCATAAAAATAGACAAGCAAAGGGAGAAAGTAACAGATCCCTTTAATACTACCCAGCTCATGCTTTGACCCATGGAGGAAGAAGCCCCTTGCCATTTACAATCAATGCAAATCTAGCacataatgaaaacatttgtaaATCACAACCACTAATATCTAATTAAAATTTGTGAGGACAGCAAATCATATGCCAACATCCTGGTGGTAATAAAGAATGACAGTGTTGCAAGGTAAAGTATAAGACTTGAGAAGTGTCACTTCCAACACTGTGCCAGTCTTCCAGCAATGtaaaataaccaaaaccaacacaatgCTGGCAGGGGACAAGGAATAAACACATTACAGAAATTCTTCCATGGCTTTAGTCAAggaatcatttaaaaattaaaacagagttGCACATTTCAAAATTCTCACCTTAGCAGACTTTTCAGGAACATAAGGTGGATTTCTCAGCTTAGTTGTaatacaaaagcagaaattaggagTGTGTTTGATAGTGGAGTCTTCAATGCAAATGTAAACTCCCTGACTGCTTAAATGTCTATTTGAGCAAAAGTGGTTCTAGGATAGGCCTAAGTTCTTCTCTAGTATTCTCCAGTAGCATTTCAAAACAACATTAGAATTAGTAGGGCTTTCTTGCCATTTATATTACTGATTGACTGTTCCTTACAATACATACGTGTGTATTTACAGTGtgcaaacaataaaaacattaatCGAGCAATATGTAGAGGTAAGGTTAATGTTTCTTAAGAGTATTCAGCTGTCTGGAAAGAAATGAATCAGTGATTAATGTACCTTAAAATGGGTAATTCAATGCTACAcaccacagaaataatttttggcAACTAAGTCTGTAAGCATATGAGATTGTCAAAATTAAGGAAGAAGTAACAGAACAGACAATCCGTGTCTTCAACTTGTAGTCCAATCAGCCACTGAAAAATAGCTGGAGTTGTAGCTAATGTATTTCATAAATTTATTGCTGCTTGAGGGTAGGTAAAACTACGTGCAAGAAAGATACTACAGAGAATACCAGAATCATTAATGATCACAGCCTAGCAATCTGGTATTTATACTCTTGAAAAGCCAAATAGGAACATtactttttagaaataaaattatccctacatgaaaacaaaaacatggcAAATCTCATAAAGCAATTAGGAGATACAAATTAAACTgagtattttaattatattgttCTAAGAAGTATCTTATAACCTGGGGTGAGGACTTCAATTACTATACTACTAATTTGAttcaaaatgaggaaaaaaacaaatctgttttccttaACTATGAGAGAATCTGATGCTTACTGGAGTTTCATTTTTTAGCTAATTGTGCCCCCTCCAGGTTCTTCTGTAATTTACACTTCTATTAGTCATTTGTTTAAGAGTGAAAGTTTCACAAGAGAAATACACCTCGTGTGGCTGCAGCCAAAGATTATAAATGGAATGCTACACAGGTTCCTTCCGTGTTCTGGATTACAAACTGGACAGGAAGTGACCACTCACCAGCTGAAAGGGGAAGGCTTTCTCCCTCCTTGTAGAATGATTGAGGAAAATGGGTTACCTGAAAAGGACCCTCGTCCAGCCTGCCcatgaaggaagaaaactgtCACAGGTAAAATGCATTcagatatttcagaaatgcatttttagcCCATCAGGACTGCATGATAGCTGAGCAGACATGCAGAAAGTTCATGTGTTGGCTTTATGAAGATACAagtattttgaataattttataaaCACAGATAGGGACAAATCTGGTAATGCTGCAGGTCTAGAGATGGAAACAGGATTTGTAACCAGAACATCTGTCAGATGAGACAGTGTGGTCAGCAGTATAAGTAGGAGAAAATTTCACAGTAACAGCATTCACCAAGGGATTCAAAGTGTGCAGAAAGTATTGCTGAGCTCCCAGATTGGGTGGTCAGTTGCTTCTGAGAACCCAAAGGGAGACCCAAGGAATATTTGGCCAGGTAACTTTAAGAGTAAGATGATACCAGGTGATACGGCAATTGCAAAGTGTCAACTGAACACAGTACATTTCTATGTCTAAGCACATTCTAAACTAgcaaatatttatgtaatttgCTCATTATAACTTAGcttgttcttattttaaatagGAATTCAAGACATGAGAAAACCTCAGCCAAAGCCTACAGTGTGCATTTATTTCCCTAATTACTTCAAAGTTTCATTCATGTATTATTTCCAGCATATTCCATTTCAGACTTAGTGTGTAACAGACATGAAGTTCTTATGGCTGAATAATTAAAGAATGGTTCTCTAATAACAGCCAGATACACACAGCTTTCATGAACAATAAAATCCTTCTTTAGTAATGGTAATGCATGAGCAGTTGCTGTGTATGACTAAAATTATCCTTGAATGGCTCTCTAATTctgccctttaaaaaaatgttgttatAGAAGCTTGAGTTACATTTTATACAGTTCCGGGGGTCCTAATATAAAATTCATCCAGTAATAAACTCATAACTACAGGCATAATAAGTGTCATCAATTTGAGGTAGATTCTATCTcacatttcaaaactgaaagctATCATTATTTAGTTTCAAAATGCTAATCATCTTTCCATTAGTTCAAAGAGAATTTTGATCAAAGCTTTATAAAAGTGAAGTGTTAGGATGTACTGTAGAAGTGTGGAATTCATTAGCATTTGTCAAATGCTTAGCCTGAGTGATTGAATTATTAATACagtaattacttttaaaagttaCATAAACATTCA
Proteins encoded in this region:
- the LOC103530433 gene encoding baculoviral IAP repeat-containing protein 5.1 — protein: MELLLKELGLASKLLSDFKDMYEYENRLKTFKNWPFKENCKCTPENMAKAGFVHCSNTDEPDVAKCFFCLIELEGWEPNDDPWEEHTKRHSCGFLTLTKKFDDLTMEEYYMLEMTRLRTFLWKTGRSIISSFEEEVTATRQRLVDNFVSKHQYTPQPPVPPRTDPAAQL